A stretch of DNA from Plutella xylostella chromosome 16, ilPluXylo3.1, whole genome shotgun sequence:
AGGGCCGCGCTCTGCTGCACCACCTCAACCACAACTTTAAGGTAATCTAGATTAGGCTATCTAGATTTACGAAGATGATGAACCCTTTATCGAAACAGGCATAGTGTCGGAGGTATTTTGCCACGTTGTTGCTTCGGAATGGATGGAACGATTTAAATGCGGGTTCTTTTTATGGATAGATGACGTGTTCTAGAGtgttttaagctatattacaTCAATGAAGCCGTTAATATCAGGTTATTAATTCCAGTTAGGGTAGGTACTCTGATGCAGCCATGTATGTACCCCGAATTCCAACTTGATAGTACTCTAAAATAATGGCTTgatttttaatgattattgATTAATACCTACTGTTATTGTTGCAGAAACCGGAGCGTCCGTTCAAGCGCATGGCGTACACGGAGGCCCTCGAATGGTTGAAGACCAACAACGTCACCAAGGAGGACGGATCTTTCTACGAGTTTGGAgatgtaagttattttttatcatattttgtcATCAGCCTACGGTAATGTTCGTTAGTAGTCTCCTAAAGGTAGCCATAACACTCTGTCTTTAACCAAATATCGACTgcctgttttttttataaattattatattatatttcattacaCTATGTACTCGTAAATAATGACTCGCATGCGAGTTACCTGTGACTACCCATTCGGGGAAAACAGTCGTAagcataatatgtatgtatctaaatTATGTGATACTGCTTCAAAGGAAGTAGTCTACTGACTAAAGTTCCTATTTGTGTCGCGTGGTCACCAACCTATATGTTTGTACAGCCATAACGCACTGTGGTCCTATCTCAAACGTGGAAACGAGTATCAGAGATATCACTCCCATACCTTAAATCATACAGCTCTTTACCTGTTCCCAACTCAGGACATCCCCGAGATGCCGGAACGCAAGATGACCGACGCCATCGGAGTCCCAATCCTTCTATGCAAGTTCCCCGCGGAAATCAAGTCGTTCTACATGCCGCGCTGCGCGGACGACCGCCGGCTCACCGAGTCCGTGGACGTGCTGGTGCCGGGCGTGGGCGAGGTCGTGGGCGGCTCCATGAGGATATGGGACCACAAGGAGCTCATGGACGGTGAGTGGGCAAAAAGCTACTTGAATTGgtcactagatggcgttgaTTTGGGTCAACAAGCGAAAGATAAAGCGTGCGAGTTTTTGTGGAGGTTATGGCGTTCGTTTTGCGTCAACTGGTGTGAAAAAtcgatagatggcgctgtaaaTAACACCGTCGTTTGTTTCTAGAGCGTGTTTGTTTTAGTTGAGTAAATTGAAGTAGACACTAGATGACGCTGTATATAACACCGTCGTTTATTTCTGGAGCATGCGAGTTTTTGTGGAAGTTAGGGAAGCggtcactagatggcgctataaATAACACCGTCGTTTGTTTCTGGAGCgtgtattttagtttagcTTATTGTAGCCGTCGTTTGTTTCTGGAGCGTGTAGTTCAGCTTATTGTAGTGGCGTATCAATCAATAGATGGCGTAATTTAGATCTGGACACTAGAAGCCGTCCCCTTCAGTATAACGTAAGCTACTGGGGCGTCTATCCCCCTGTGCGAGTTCCCGTGTGAGATGAAGTGGTTCTACATGCCGCGCTGCGCGGACGACCGCCGGCTCACCGAGTCCGTGGACGTGCTGGTGCCGGGCGTGGGCGAGGTCGTGGGCGGCTCCATGAGGATATGGGACCACCAGGAGCTCATGGACGGTGAGTGAGctaaagaaggtttgaattggtcactagatggcgctataaATAACACAGGTGCTTACGGACGGTGAGTTGACAAATGAAGGAGTGGTTGTTATAGTAGTTGATTGAATTGgtcactagatggcgttggTCTGGCGTAAATAGAAtcgatagatggcgctgtaagTACCACCGTCGTTTGTTTCTGGGGCGTGCGAGTTATTGTGGAAGTTATGGAAGTagtcactagatggcgctagtttcGCTTAAAATCAAAAGATGGCGCTGTTATTTAACACCGTCGTTTGTTTCTGAAGCGTGCTTGTTTTAGACACCAGATGGTGCTAGTTTCGCGTAACCGGATGATTAGAATCGATAGATCGCGCTATAAATACACCGTCGTTTGTTTCTGGAGTTAATTGTAGCGGTTAATAGATGACGTTATTTAGTGGAGCTTATTGTAGCCGTCAAAGATGGCTCTTCTTCCACTATAACGGATGCTACTGGTGTCTCTATATCCTCCTGTGCGAGTTCCCGTGTGAGATGAAGTCGTTCTACATGCCGCGCTGCGCGGACGACCGCCGGCTCACCGAGTCCGTGGACGTGCTGGTGCCGGGCGTGGGCGAGGTCGTGGGCGGCTCCATGAGGATATGGGACCACAAGGAGCTCATGGACGGTGAGTGAGCTAATGAAGGTGGGATTGTTGGGTGTTTTAGTAAAGTTGGTTGAATCGgtcactagatggcgttggTTTCGCGTGAACTGAGAAGTAGAATCGattgatggctgatgatgacgctGTAAACAACAATGTCGTTTATGAAGCGGTGCTTGTTTTAGTGGAGGTAATTGAGGTAAGCACTAGATGACGTTATTTTCGTGAAAACTACTGAGTTCAATTATTATATGTGTCTgtaggttgcctggaagagatcgcttaagcgataaggccgcctattgcatTGTATCCACTGTAttctaaattgttatttgtgtctCGTTTAGTCAATAAaggagtattctattctattctattctattctaggtGTTAGTAAAAAAACCGAAGATATCCTTGAGATGACGGATGCCATTGGAGTCCCCCCCCTCGTCTTTTTTAGCGAATTTACAAGTCACCAAACATTAgccttctattctattctattctattctcatagggggtgaagttcctgtacgtggctctctcgagtggaacctttgtacatatccccttgatttcagctcagccagcctagctcccgagtaaactggagtagcaggcctgggtgttgtaatagctgaggtaggcgctctgttggtccaagaatagataatcttgtttctgtagtaggtggacaagctaacaaaatatgttcaaccgtctcatctacttctttacatgtcctacataagggactagttgagttacctatggtatataagtgtttgCCCCATACGTCAGCCTATCATACACAATACCCCCACTAACCAAACATCCTCGTTCCAGGCTACAAGCGCGAGGGCATCGACCCCACCCCGTACTACTGGTACACAGACCAGCGCAAGTTCGGCTCCGTCCCGCACGGCGGCTACGGGCTGGGGCTCGAGCGGTTCCTGTGCTGGCTGCTGGACAGACACCATATTAGGGACGTGTGTCTGTACCCGAGGTTCTTGGAGCGGTGCACGCCTTAGGCGGGTTTGGAGGGGCGTTTCTTCTGACGGTGTAAGGTTATAGTGTTTGTGTGTGGCAGCACTAAGGGTTTTTGGATGCAGAAGTGGAAAGAGGATGTCTTCAATTGTATCCGTGCGTGGCACGATTAGTACTATTTATCAACTGTCAGAAGAAACGCAAAACATCGTATAATATTATTGCCAATAGAACACTTAATTCAGTAGGATTATCCCTACTTTCGAGCAATTCAGTTGACagaatttgaaatattttataatctaTTGGCATCTTTAGAAAGCATAAGACAATTTGGATGAGGCAGGCTAAAAAGAAATGTGCTACTTTATTTTAGCTCGtcagtataaaataatttatacatcCATGTTAGCTTTTAagcaataatttatgtatttactgTTGGATTAAGCATTTAATTTGCATTTTGTACATTTGCCGTTAAGTTACAggagtaataaaatatttatgctttcaattttaaatgttttatttataaaaagtaaaaactacACGATCATCTTGcattacatttacatttaaatataactaGGAAGTTAAATTCTACTAAAACTAGCAGgtattttatagtttggtTTGAACTTACACATACTGAGATAATCTTTATAAATACACgagtattttttgttaacaGGTAGAATAGGAAAAGTATTTTTCATCAGTTACAAACGCAGAGTATTTCTTTTGTATCGTAAGACGTGGCGGCATCAATCTCATGATCATTTGCATTTAAATAATtgaattgataaaataattcGTGATGCTTCAATAAATTGCTATTTATAGGCCTTTGTTATCGATAAACAATCAcaacatagttttttttaatataataggacACCATTCTATGTATCTACCTTTcgatagtaggtatttattttacaaactgTAGGGTCCAGAAGGGATATCAAAAGGTGTAGATACAAACACAGGGCGTACCTATTAAACTATCCACGCGCACAAAAAGACACAATATGAAAATGTCACGGTCACACATAAGTGGGATTTTAAAGGAGTAACTAGATAAAATCgccatttttatattgtttctttatctgccCACATAATACCGCTTGTACATCCCAGGTCAAAGAGACCTAACCCCTTAGATTAACATCTTAGATGACAGGTCTCTTTGGCCCAGACTGTACCACTAGGCCCGCAGGTTGTTCAGGGCAGCCACTCGACCTCTGCATCCAGTTGGCTGCGACCGCGCGCCGCCGGCACTTCAGTCAGCTCCTCCTTGCTGTCAGCCACCTTGTGGTACACCTTCTTGCCGGCTTCCACCACGTATTCCACGCCGTCCGCTGTTTAATAAGGGTGGTTGTTAATGttgtgataataattatgtggagGTGATGACATCTCACATGAACATCCGACCCCAAATCCATATCATATTTAACGATTCTAGGTAGAGCGGTTAAATAAGATATGTTTCGACAGGAAATTCAATGAATCAATGTTTACGGGATATATGTTATATAAtactgattaaataaataataagaagcTAGATAAATAATGAACAGAACCAACAAAAGGACTTTTCTATTTAAAAGAAAGCTATATAAATTGTGTTTTGTAGACAGGCTTACCATTAATCTAGTATTCTATTAGTTCGTATGAGTAGAAACTTTCATTGCCCTTACCTTCACAATGAAAAGACATGGAAATAAAGGAATGGTACgagtatgtataggtatacttTTGTAAGGATAAATGGTTAGAtgtagataatataatataacttacctacaatacctacctaaatactCTGCTCAGACATTAGTAGATATCCTTACTTAGTTTCTAATGGTTTTTTAATGAAACATACCTAAAATATAATCCACTTCTTTTGTTCTAAATCGAAGTTTTATCATTATCTATCTAGGAATTATTTGGTTCACTTATAGAAGGAATCCTTGCTTACCAATAGCACTGCCAGTCTTCCTCACAGCATTCCCTATATTCTGTGACGAGAACGTATCAGGCTGTATATTGATGTTGACGCCATCACTGGTGCCGTTACTGTTCAGCTTCGGGCATTCGGACTGCACGATGATGGACAGGTCGTACGGGTCCACGCCGAAGGAGGCCAGGCGCGTGCGCATCTGGGGGGAAATGGTGGGTtttatcttcatcatcatcatgttcGATTGTCATGGTGCATTTAGAGAGCGACctaaaattttaatgatgGCCAGTTCATTTGATATGACCTCTGCATGCTATATCATGAGACCTTCCGCTAATTTACAATTGATTTCATATGCTTGTTTATGTGGAAGTACCTAAACAAAAATCTTGTTCGGAGCTTGTCGGTGGAAAACGCTTGAGTTGTGTTTGACGAGTTTGACTAAGATTTATCACAGTGGTAAAGGATTTGTAGCTAACCTAAGTTGCTGCTACtgaattttaatgaatttaaagaTAAGTATAGTAAGCTGAAACCCTGGATTAACTCATACACTCATATGCTACTATTACGCGggaaagttattaattaaaacccGTTCACCTCACCTTGTCCACATACATCTTGTCGAGCTCCTTGGTCCTGGACAGGATGGTGGCGGAGCGGCGGTGCGCGAACGCCAGCTTCTGACACGTGAAGATGGCGGCGTACGTGGTGTAGTCTGTGGCCATGACCGTGTAGCTCGCTGAGCCGGCTACACCTGGGATTAAAGGGGAAATTGTAATACGCTTGTTACACCTACCAAGTAGAGTAGCGACAGAGTAGGTGTATACCCAgccgatcctcgaccaatAAACGGCTAGCGATTGCTGAGCGAGTGCTCGGCTGAGGATACCGTCTCGCCACTCTAATAGGTTCGTACAATCAAGAGCCATCTGGATACATCACATCGAACGGCCCCAAGAGCTAGCACGATGCATTTTTTGTCACTCAGTAACTATAGGTACTAGTATTGTTTTCTTTTAGGCGTTTACTTACTTAGTGGAAAGCGAACTTTCATTCTTGCTGGGACGGCTGGGTCCGGCACAGTCAAAATTCCGGTGTATCTGTAGGAAATAggacataattataaacaaataacattataatataaatataatatattattatcaccgGTAGACAAAAAACAGAAGATGAATATCAGTTACATAGGCAGGTAAAAAGGTGCAACTAActtagtgttgcccaaatgcaagaacaagacgagacttagccagtcttggtcttggtcttgcgccaatacacctggtcttggtcttggtcttgcgccaatacacctggtcttggtcttggtcttggtcttgcgctctcagtcttggtcttggtcttggtcttgcagcaagagtcttgctagtcttgcaattacctattagtctattactatttattaaagtttactttttgattttaatagatatttttattcgctatgtttatggtattagtcgtaatgcgcataggtccagtttttcatattctttgatacagttttttgcgtctcatagaattcctaagcgtacctacctatacactgaactgttacacctaactactcagtaAAATAGCGCTAAGTCCTAGctgcaagacgcaagagtcttgcaggctatgtcttgttcttgctcaagtcttgcacggtcaggtcttggtcttggtcttgctaaaaatacgcggtcttgttcttggtcttggtcttgcaaaaacgcaagaacaagaccaagactgcaagaccaagactgaatttgggcaacactaaaCTAACTACTGATTATTTTCTTCACcaagtataagtaggtacctacgccCGAACAGTCAAACTAAACAAAGCGGACTTATAGCCTAAACCAATTTCTTGCACCACAATTGATTGGTGAATTAAAGCGTATCATTGTCTCTAATATAAATCCTTACTTGTAGTCATGTTTCAGCGGCGTGAGTCCCAGTATGAAATGCTGCGAGTCTTGGTCTATCTCATAGGTGCCTGGCTCGTCAGTCTTGCTGAAGTTGTATGTGATGCAGTGAGACGCCGTCGACGTCTTCTGGATGACGTACCAGACGCCCAGCATCTGCAGACAAACATTGTTTAACTTTGAAACATAAAGTAACGCATCATGATCGGTTCAGGCAAACTCCAGATAATCGCGCACAGATATACCtaactaaataggtaatagtATACAATATACAGTACACTGCAAACTAAGAACCAAATTTTATGAAGCCGGTAAAAAGAAGTTCTGGATTATGCGTGCTAATCACTCTTATATACTATATAGGTAGTTACCTAGTTCTTATAATTGTACGTAGGTATAATCTTGTAAGATATAGGAAAAGAATGCGCAGACATAAATAACGTTTATCTTCATACGATAAAGGGTCATACAGCATACAGGTTCAATGATAATGTATCATGAAGAATCACAAATAATGTAATTACCTAAGCTATGGTCTGTCTAAAAGACTGCTTGCATTTTtttctacctacctaaaattTAATCTCTTGGGAACGGACGGACAACTATTTAAAcgttagtaggtaagtatgtaagtactttattcATGTCATCATTTCGTCAACTGTTTCTATTCGAGTcgttcgtcaagtcgcgcgccttagactcgcgcgccacgagtaaagtaggtaaatacgggAGGGGCAACTCGCGCGTGGCGCGCgagtctaaggcgcgcgacttgacgaatgACTCTTCTATTCATACTTATTTCAAAACGTATCAGgcgaaaaaaaagttgaattCATGCGATGATGTCCGAACAATGCCTTACGTTGGGCGGAACGGAaatcacttttattttatttcatcatcacAATGCTATACCTAgataagataaatataaatacctactatttattGCAGAATAGTAGAATCGGCAGTATTATTAAGACTTAGATCTAGACTACAGATTACAGATAGATcgtaacaatatttattactaaacCTATCTCTTCTACACCATCAGATATTATCTATTTCGATTAGGGATCCACCATGTTGTGTAACCTAATCTTCCACTCCTGAACGACTGAACCTGGACATAGACCTCTCCCAAAGAGCGGCACTACACTCTCTTCTTGACCTTCCTCATGTCACTCATTTTAAAACAAAGGCAGACGTAGACGCTAGGAAagataataaacttatttctttacacagttgtttgtttgtgtaaTCTCTCGATCTATTTTAGGCCAGCGTTTGTTGCACTTGTGACATTGTATACGATACCACTATAAGTACATGTAAGTATAActagtgtaggtacctacctgtcTGAATGAGCGAGAGTGTGTGGAAAATACGCATTGCATTAAACAAATTTTAGTATCTCCTtaatctataggtagatatcTTGCAAATTATgtctgtatatttttataagtaagtagttactattttaataaaagaagGAAGTCATATTCCTAATGATAGTTATCTAAATTAACCTTCACGGCTAGTGCAATTTGATCGTTACTAAACTTAAACACAACATACCCTTGGATTTCCGCACAAAACATATCGCTAATCCGCTAATGTAATTTTTTCAATCTTTCAAACAACTGAGACGACCAAGGACTGGTCTATTCGAGTGTAAGTATATGAGGCATGGACATAGACAGGGAAGACCATGGATGTACCAACCAATACCTGCCTGTCAACCACCTCTAAGGATTTACAGagcgtaggtaggtacgatCAGCTAACTTGACGCCTATGTTACAATGATCAAAATAGATAGTTAAGTACAAAAAATAGTTTACATACCTTATTCATTTCAAATCCTGGCATAGGCTCGACCACCGGGCATGCCCCCAAGTGGTAGGTGTGGGCCAGAGCCCCCCCAGTCAGCGCCAGCAGGCCACCAAACATCACCAACCGATGCATTTTCAAATTAAGAACGAGGAACTTTCAATTTAAATTAGAATACACACGCACGCACGTCCTCTCAGCTTCGAGCATAAACACAGACTGACCAGCTTGACCACCAAAACGACAATATAAACTGGCTTCACAATATCACAATACGTTTGTGAACTTTCAACTCGACGAATGTGCTCAATCTGTACGAGTTCTCGGAATTGAGTGGTTGTTTTTAACAAAACAACCGGTAAACGCGACTTTAGTGAACTCTTTCCGTGTGAGTCATGTCTGCGTATCTATTGCGCTGACGTTGACTCATTCATTCAACTTCACTGATCAGCATTTTATGATTCTAACAAGAAAAAACATTGTCTCGACAATCTTAAATTAGTGGTTTTCTGATTCTGGATCATCCGTCCATCCATGCTGTTAATAGAAGATCCGAAAGTCTACTCTCTCTGACCTTCTAACCCGACAACATACAAAGGcctaatcatcatcatcagcagccAACAACCACTCACGGTTGGACCAAAGACTCCCCCAGATCCACCCTGTCCCTGCCTACCCTATCCAACTAAATTACCAGGCTACTCGAGAATGTTTAGAAATTTCCTTTTTTTAGACTTTTTAGAACGCAatttttaagttataaatatgCGGTCGTAATGTATGGGCACACGGCACAGATCTACATTCTACTCTTGATCGACATTCATTTCCTTCAAGCACAGTCTGTCCAGAAATCCGTATGGGGTTTCCCACACTACGTCGGCCTGTTCATGACCGTctctcgagaactcgtctgcCCCGGTCATCGATGCTTCCgaagataaaataactttGGTAATAAACGGGATTAACGCGCGAAAATGAATTTATAGATATACTTACACTAGATTTTTTGTGACAAGGTACTCGTATTATCCTgctatattaataataatttgattttgaaaatattttacagtcatcaattaaattacaaattactacttacttacctactttttaatTCTCCATTGGAGATATCGAGAATACCTAtcattaaatcaacaaatcataaattaataaatctaCTTATTAGATGCTTAAGTTCTTCTATGTAAGATCTATTTAATCTGAAACacaggaaaaactctgttatttcctagttcagagcagtatttcacctacctttagcattaagatttgacctattttttttttaaatactacctatagttttctgaataaatattattcttattcttattcttattcttattcttactTACAGATAATACCACCTTAGTATCGGCGTCAGTTGGTTAGCGAATGTGGTAAAATGCATTGTTTGGggtttttgattgttttttatttttgctcgggtaagtaatttaatatgtGATGTGAACCTTAACGTTAAAAACGTTAAAGAGTGAAAAGTGCTTGCTTGCAGAGGATAGATACCTACCCATTTAAATAAAGTGAAATGTATTTATAGCTTGTTACATTTGGTTAGCAGGTCAtgttatgatatttttatactatCTAAAATCTAAACATACTTATGTTTATACTTACTGTTATTGCATTCATCAACTTCAACTCCCCACACCCTTATTTAAACAGTTAGAGCCGACGCCCACAAGCCTCCACCCGCGCCAGTGGGCACCGCAGAGATCTCCCGATGGCCGTTCGCAGTGAGCCCCCAGACCCACCTGTGGGGCTCCATGTGGGTGCCCCATTGTGCGGGGGCCCTCATCAGTACAACTACCGTGCTGTCTGCCGCCCAGTGCTATCAGTGAGTTGTCGTTCTTGC
This window harbors:
- the LOC119693817 gene encoding apolipoprotein D — encoded protein: MHRLVMFGGLLALTGGALAHTYHLGACPVVEPMPGFEMNKMLGVWYVIQKTSTASHCITYNFSKTDEPGTYEIDQDSQHFILGLTPLKHDYKYTGILTVPDPAVPARMKVRFPLSVAGSASYTVMATDYTTYAAIFTCQKLAFAHRRSATILSRTKELDKMYVDKMRTRLASFGVDPYDLSIIVQSECPKLNSNGTSDGVNINIQPDTFSSQNIGNAVRKTGSAIADGVEYVVEAGKKVYHKVADSKEELTEVPAARGRSQLDAEVEWLP